Proteins encoded together in one Onychomys torridus chromosome 1, mOncTor1.1, whole genome shotgun sequence window:
- the Nfkb2 gene encoding nuclear factor NF-kappa-B p100 subunit isoform X1 encodes MDSCYDPGLDGIPEYDDFEFSPSIVEPKDPAPETADGPYLVIVEQPKQRGFRFRYGCEGPSHGGLPGASSEKGRKTYPTVKICNYEGLAKIEVDLVTHSDPPRAHAHSLVGKQCSELGVCAVSVGPKDMTAQFNNLGVLHVTKKNMMEIMIQKLQRQRLRSKPQGLTEAERRELEQEAKELKKVMDLSIVRLRFSAFLRASDGSFTLPLKPVISQPIHDSKSPGASNLKISRMDKTAGSVRGGDEVYLLCDKVQKDDIEVRFYEDDENGWQAFGDFSPTDVHKQYAIVFRTPPYHKMKIERPVTVFLQLKRKRGGDVSDSKQFTYYPLVEDKEEVQRKRRKALPTFSQPFGGGSHMGGGSGGSAGGYGGAGGGGSLGFFPHSLAYNPYQSGAAPMGCYPGGGGGAQMAGSGRGVDAGEAAEEPSAPPQAPQGGAQAPDALQRAREYNARLFGLAQRSARALLDYGVTADARALLAGQRHLLTAQDENGDTPLHLAIIHGQTGVIEQIAHVIYHAQYLGVINLTNHLHQTPLHLAVITGQTRVVSFLMQVGADPTLLDRHGDSAVHLALRAGAEAPELLRALLHSGTHAVPQILHMPDFAGLYPVHLAVHARSPECLDLLVDSGAEVEAAERQGGRTPLHLATEMEELGLVTHLVTKLHANVNARTFAGNTPLHLAAGLGSPTLTRLLLKAGADIHAENEEPLCPLPSPPTSGSDSDSEGPERDTQRNFRGHTPLDLTCSTKVKTLLLNAAQNTTEPPLAPPSPTGPGLSLGDAALQNLEQMLDGPEAQGSWAELAERLGLRSLVDTYRKTPSPSGSLLRSYKLAGGDLGGLLDALSDMGLHEGVRLLRDPETRDKLPSTAEAKEDSAYGSQSVEQEAEKLCPPPEPPGGFCHGHPQPQVH; translated from the exons ATGGACAGTTGCTACGACCCA GGTCTGGATGGCATCCCCGAGTATGATGATTTTGAGTTCAGCCCCTCCATTGTGGAGCCCAAGGATCCAGCCCCAGAGACAG CTGATGGCCCCTATCTGGTGATTGTGGAGCAGCCCAAGCAG CGAGGCTTCAGATTTCGCTATGGCTGTGAAGGGCCCTCCCACGGAGGCCTGCCAGGTGCCTCCAGTGAGAAAGGCAGAAAGACCTACCCTACTGTCAAG ATCTGTAACTATGAGGGACTGGCCAAGATTGAGGTGGACCTCGTAACACACAGTGACCCACCTCGTGCGCATGCCCACAGTCTGGTGGGCAAGCAGTGTTCGGAGCTGGGCGTCTGTGCTGTGTCTGTAGGACCCAAGGACATGACTGCTCA ATTTAATAATCTGGGTGTCCTGCATGTAACCAAGAAGAACATGATGGAGATTATGATTCAAAAACTTCAAAGGCAGCGGCTTCGTTCCAAGCCTCAGGGCCTTACAG AGGCTGAGCGTCGGGAGCTAGAGCAGGAAGCCAAGGAGCTGAAGAAAGTCATGGATCTGAGCATCGTGCGCCTCCGCTTCTCTGCTTTCCTTCGGGCTAGTGATGGCTCCTTCACCTTGCCTCTGAAGCCGGTTATCTCCCAGCCCATCCATGACAGCA AGTCTCCAGGGGCCTCAAACCTGAAGATTTCCCGAATGGACAAAACAGCAGGTTCTGTGCGCGGTGGAGACGAAGTTTATTTGCTTTGCGATAAGGTGCAGAAAG ATGACATTGAGGTTCGGTTCTATGAGGATGACGAGAATGGATGGCAAGCCTTTGGGGACTTCTCCCCCACAGACGTTCATAAACAG TATGCTATTGTGTTCCGGACACCGCCCTATCACAAGATGAAGATAGAGAGGCCTGTAACGGTGTTCCTGCAGCTGAAGCGCAAGCGTGGAGGGGATGTCTCCGACTCCAAACAGTTCACCTATTACCCTCTGGTGGAAG ACAAGGAGGAAGTGCAGCGGAAGAGAAGGAAGGCCTTGCCCACCTTCTCCCAGCCCTTCGGGGGCGGATCCCACATGGGTGGAGGCTCTGGGGGCTCCGCGGGGGGTTATGGAGGCGCTGGAGGAG GTGGCAGCCTCGGCTTTTTCCCCCATTCCTTGGCCTACAACCCCTACCAGTCCGGCGCGGCCCCAATGGGCTGCTACCCGGGTGGAGGGGGCGGAGCGCAGATGGCCGGCTCTGGGCGGGGCGTGGATGCTGGGGAGGCGGCGGAAGAGCCGAGCGCGCCCCCCCAGGCTCCCCAGGGCGGAGCGCAGGCCCCCGACGCGCTGCAGCGAG CTCGCGAGTACAACGCGCGCCTGTTCGGTCTGGCGCAGCGCAGCGCCCGAGCGTTGCTGGACTACGGCGTCACCGCGGACGCGCGCGCTCTGCTGGCGGGACAGCGCCACCTGCTGACGGCCCAGGACGAGAACGGAGACAC GCCGCTGCACCTGGCCATTATCCATGGGCAGACTGGTGTCATTGAGCAGATAGCCCATGTCATCTATCATGCCCAGTACCTTGGGGTCATCAACCTCACTAACCACCTACACCAG ACACCTCTGCACCTAGCAGTCATCACTGGGCAGACAAGGGTGGTGAGCTTCCTGATGCAGGTGGGTGCAGACCCCACACTGCTGGATCGGCATGGAGACTCAGCTGTGCACCTGGCTCTCCGGGCAGGTGCTGAAGCCCCAGAACTGTTGCGGGCACTGTTGCATAGTGGGACCCATGCTGTGCCCCAAATATTGCACATGCCTGATTTTGCAG GACTATACCCAGTACACCTGGCAGTTCATGCCCGGAGCCCCGAGTGCCTGGATCTGCTAGTTGACAGTGGGGCTGAAGTGGAGGCAGCGGAGAGGCAAGGGGGCCGAACACCCCTGCATCTAGCCACAGAGATGGAGGAGCTGGGGTTGGTCACCCATCTGGTTACCAAG CTCCATGCTAATGTGAATGCCCGGACATTTGCTGGAAACACACCCCTCCACCTGGCGGCTGGACTTGGATCCCCAACCCTCACTCGCCTCCTCCTGAAGGCCG GTGCTGACATCCATGCAGAGAACGAGGAGCCTCTGTGCCCTCTGCCCTCACCCCCTACCTCTGGGAGCGACTCTGATTCTGAGGGGCCTGAGAGGGATACCCAAAGAAACTTCCGGGGCCATACACCTCTTGACCTCACTTGCAGCACCAAG GTGAAGACTCTGCTGCTAAATGCTGCTCAGAACACCACGGAGCCGCCCCTGGCCCCACCCAGCCCTACAG GGCCAGGGCTGTCACTAGGGGATGCAGCCCTGCAGAACCTGGAGCAGATGCTAGATGGGCCAGAAGCCCAAGGCAGCTGGGCAGAACTGGCTGAGCGACTGGGTCTTCGAAGTCTGGTGGACACATACAGGAAGACCCCCTCACCCAGTGGCAGCCTCCTGCGTAGTTACAAG cTGGCTGGTGGAGATTTGGGGGGTCTTCTGGATGCCTTGTCGGACATGGGTCTGCATGAGGGGGTCAGACTGCTAAGAGATCCTGAGACCCGAGACAAGCTGCCCAGCACAG CAGAGGCAAAAGAAGACAGTGCCTACGGGAGCCAGTCCGtggagcaggaggcagagaagctgTGTCCACCCCCTGAGCCGCCAGGAGGGTTCTGCCACGGGCACCCCCAGCCTCAGGTGCACTGA
- the Nfkb2 gene encoding nuclear factor NF-kappa-B p100 subunit isoform X2, whose product MDSCYDPGLDGIPEYDDFEFSPSIVEPKDPAPETADGPYLVIVEQPKQRGFRFRYGCEGPSHGGLPGASSEKGRKTYPTVKICNYEGLAKIEVDLVTHSDPPRAHAHSLVGKQCSELGVCAVSVGPKDMTAQFNNLGVLHVTKKNMMEIMIQKLQRQRLRSKPQGLTEAERRELEQEAKELKKVMDLSIVRLRFSAFLRASDGSFTLPLKPVISQPIHDSKSPGASNLKISRMDKTAGSVRGGDEVYLLCDKVQKDDIEVRFYEDDENGWQAFGDFSPTDVHKQYAIVFRTPPYHKMKIERPVTVFLQLKRKRGGDVSDSKQFTYYPLVEDKEEVQRKRRKALPTFSQPFGGGSHMGGGSGGSAGGYGGAGGGGSLGFFPHSLAYNPYQSGAAPMGCYPGGGGGAQMAGSGRGVDAGEAAEEPSAPPQAPQGGAQAPDALQRAREYNARLFGLAQRSARALLDYGVTADARALLAGQRHLLTAQDENGDTPLHLAIIHGQTGVIEQIAHVIYHAQYLGVINLTNHLHQTPLHLAVITGQTRVVSFLMQVGADPTLLDRHGDSAVHLALRAGAEAPELLRALLHSGTHAVPQILHMPDFAGLYPVHLAVHARSPECLDLLVDSGAEVEAAERQGGRTPLHLATEMEELGLVTHLVTKLHANVNARTFAGNTPLHLAAGLGSPTLTRLLLKAGADIHAENEEPLCPLPSPPTSGSDSDSEGPERDTQRNFRGHTPLDLTCSTKVKTLLLNAAQNTTEPPLAPPSPTGPGLSLGDAALQNLEQMLDGPEAQGSWAELAERLGLRSLVDTYRKTPSPSGSLLRSYKLAGGDLGGLLDALSDMGLHEGVRLLRDPETRDKLPSTEAKEDSAYGSQSVEQEAEKLCPPPEPPGGFCHGHPQPQVH is encoded by the exons ATGGACAGTTGCTACGACCCA GGTCTGGATGGCATCCCCGAGTATGATGATTTTGAGTTCAGCCCCTCCATTGTGGAGCCCAAGGATCCAGCCCCAGAGACAG CTGATGGCCCCTATCTGGTGATTGTGGAGCAGCCCAAGCAG CGAGGCTTCAGATTTCGCTATGGCTGTGAAGGGCCCTCCCACGGAGGCCTGCCAGGTGCCTCCAGTGAGAAAGGCAGAAAGACCTACCCTACTGTCAAG ATCTGTAACTATGAGGGACTGGCCAAGATTGAGGTGGACCTCGTAACACACAGTGACCCACCTCGTGCGCATGCCCACAGTCTGGTGGGCAAGCAGTGTTCGGAGCTGGGCGTCTGTGCTGTGTCTGTAGGACCCAAGGACATGACTGCTCA ATTTAATAATCTGGGTGTCCTGCATGTAACCAAGAAGAACATGATGGAGATTATGATTCAAAAACTTCAAAGGCAGCGGCTTCGTTCCAAGCCTCAGGGCCTTACAG AGGCTGAGCGTCGGGAGCTAGAGCAGGAAGCCAAGGAGCTGAAGAAAGTCATGGATCTGAGCATCGTGCGCCTCCGCTTCTCTGCTTTCCTTCGGGCTAGTGATGGCTCCTTCACCTTGCCTCTGAAGCCGGTTATCTCCCAGCCCATCCATGACAGCA AGTCTCCAGGGGCCTCAAACCTGAAGATTTCCCGAATGGACAAAACAGCAGGTTCTGTGCGCGGTGGAGACGAAGTTTATTTGCTTTGCGATAAGGTGCAGAAAG ATGACATTGAGGTTCGGTTCTATGAGGATGACGAGAATGGATGGCAAGCCTTTGGGGACTTCTCCCCCACAGACGTTCATAAACAG TATGCTATTGTGTTCCGGACACCGCCCTATCACAAGATGAAGATAGAGAGGCCTGTAACGGTGTTCCTGCAGCTGAAGCGCAAGCGTGGAGGGGATGTCTCCGACTCCAAACAGTTCACCTATTACCCTCTGGTGGAAG ACAAGGAGGAAGTGCAGCGGAAGAGAAGGAAGGCCTTGCCCACCTTCTCCCAGCCCTTCGGGGGCGGATCCCACATGGGTGGAGGCTCTGGGGGCTCCGCGGGGGGTTATGGAGGCGCTGGAGGAG GTGGCAGCCTCGGCTTTTTCCCCCATTCCTTGGCCTACAACCCCTACCAGTCCGGCGCGGCCCCAATGGGCTGCTACCCGGGTGGAGGGGGCGGAGCGCAGATGGCCGGCTCTGGGCGGGGCGTGGATGCTGGGGAGGCGGCGGAAGAGCCGAGCGCGCCCCCCCAGGCTCCCCAGGGCGGAGCGCAGGCCCCCGACGCGCTGCAGCGAG CTCGCGAGTACAACGCGCGCCTGTTCGGTCTGGCGCAGCGCAGCGCCCGAGCGTTGCTGGACTACGGCGTCACCGCGGACGCGCGCGCTCTGCTGGCGGGACAGCGCCACCTGCTGACGGCCCAGGACGAGAACGGAGACAC GCCGCTGCACCTGGCCATTATCCATGGGCAGACTGGTGTCATTGAGCAGATAGCCCATGTCATCTATCATGCCCAGTACCTTGGGGTCATCAACCTCACTAACCACCTACACCAG ACACCTCTGCACCTAGCAGTCATCACTGGGCAGACAAGGGTGGTGAGCTTCCTGATGCAGGTGGGTGCAGACCCCACACTGCTGGATCGGCATGGAGACTCAGCTGTGCACCTGGCTCTCCGGGCAGGTGCTGAAGCCCCAGAACTGTTGCGGGCACTGTTGCATAGTGGGACCCATGCTGTGCCCCAAATATTGCACATGCCTGATTTTGCAG GACTATACCCAGTACACCTGGCAGTTCATGCCCGGAGCCCCGAGTGCCTGGATCTGCTAGTTGACAGTGGGGCTGAAGTGGAGGCAGCGGAGAGGCAAGGGGGCCGAACACCCCTGCATCTAGCCACAGAGATGGAGGAGCTGGGGTTGGTCACCCATCTGGTTACCAAG CTCCATGCTAATGTGAATGCCCGGACATTTGCTGGAAACACACCCCTCCACCTGGCGGCTGGACTTGGATCCCCAACCCTCACTCGCCTCCTCCTGAAGGCCG GTGCTGACATCCATGCAGAGAACGAGGAGCCTCTGTGCCCTCTGCCCTCACCCCCTACCTCTGGGAGCGACTCTGATTCTGAGGGGCCTGAGAGGGATACCCAAAGAAACTTCCGGGGCCATACACCTCTTGACCTCACTTGCAGCACCAAG GTGAAGACTCTGCTGCTAAATGCTGCTCAGAACACCACGGAGCCGCCCCTGGCCCCACCCAGCCCTACAG GGCCAGGGCTGTCACTAGGGGATGCAGCCCTGCAGAACCTGGAGCAGATGCTAGATGGGCCAGAAGCCCAAGGCAGCTGGGCAGAACTGGCTGAGCGACTGGGTCTTCGAAGTCTGGTGGACACATACAGGAAGACCCCCTCACCCAGTGGCAGCCTCCTGCGTAGTTACAAG cTGGCTGGTGGAGATTTGGGGGGTCTTCTGGATGCCTTGTCGGACATGGGTCTGCATGAGGGGGTCAGACTGCTAAGAGATCCTGAGACCCGAGACAAGCTGCCCAGCACAG AGGCAAAAGAAGACAGTGCCTACGGGAGCCAGTCCGtggagcaggaggcagagaagctgTGTCCACCCCCTGAGCCGCCAGGAGGGTTCTGCCACGGGCACCCCCAGCCTCAGGTGCACTGA